One stretch of Acidobacteriota bacterium DNA includes these proteins:
- a CDS encoding TonB-dependent receptor gives MTTIAMKIRKSLQQSGTFILHLAAVLLFLQPVHGQLPTATILGVVRDPSGAVVPNASVTVTQTDTGLTRAAQSGSDGRFRFPALPVGAYEIRVEHVGFQAEERKGLTLAISDEAVMNFTLQVGGVEQTISITAEAPLVNTTSGAIGSLVTEQKVADLPLNGRNYIDLALMQPGIVQHKGMSNASSTVGTWFSSNGAPLRSNNYLLDGAILTNNTGATSASSDGSTLGIEGIREYKVITNSFSAEYGLTMGSQVVMVSKSGTNSIHGSVFEYLRNNVFDARNYFDYPTAATGPDFRLPPLKRNQFGVSVGGPIRRDRTFFHAVFEGLRERLGTTNIANVPHEGCHGAANGVITFAACPEVGAAIPAPVIAPQIAPLLALFPNPNLPDNVATARYSLKFTQPTTEDFVQFRVDHSFSNNSTFYARYSIDDTEQTNPLNYEIYQQVRDSRSQSGTVSENHVLSPALLNTVRFSYSRTNPAVLSSQDLVGPQYSYLPGTPMGSLAITGITGISPASKSLQRRNILSLSDDMFYSLGRHSLKFGALVNAMHTYSNVNTQALGSVSFTNMRNFLVGLANTYNANTPGSILDRTYRYETVGMYLQDDLQLRQNLTLNLGLRYEFMTVPSETRGHGSAVRDLLSNPATTPDTVQGATLGAPFKQMSLKNFSPRLGIAWDVMGDGKMSVRGGFAELYDIAVFGQSLSIAVTGTPPFSSVSNVTQPTTIALPLVFPTATAGRSLRTLDYNLEQPHILDYHLTVERQLPGNMAITVAYAGSRGLNILQTKDGNPTVRGGVWNGADCVPATGSQAASAGDNACWLGQGTAATAANPGALKDVRNSPYWDGLEFKTAGGNSWYNSLQFSLNKRLSSGFQFQSSYTYAKVIDETQGQAGADNGQSSIFGAEPSRRQTDRAVADFDATHNWRINSIYQLPRFYQGGGVLGMLANGWRLSNILSLQTGYPFSPALNTNRSRSVVNTGGGGIDRPDMAAGRTRDDIILGGTTRYYDPAAFSLQRVGFLGNAGRNILRGPGLANLDLSATKEVALPRLGETGRIEFRAEVFNILNRVNFGMPNRTVFTGAVGNAAEAPLATAGNIIDTSTRSRQLQLALKLYF, from the coding sequence ATGACCACAATCGCCATGAAAATCCGCAAGTCATTGCAACAGTCCGGCACTTTTATTCTTCACTTGGCCGCCGTCCTGCTGTTTTTGCAGCCGGTCCACGGCCAACTGCCCACAGCAACGATTCTGGGAGTTGTCCGCGATCCCAGCGGCGCGGTGGTGCCCAATGCCTCCGTGACGGTAACTCAGACGGACACCGGCCTCACCCGCGCCGCGCAGTCCGGCTCGGACGGTCGCTTCCGTTTTCCGGCGTTGCCGGTGGGCGCATACGAGATTCGCGTCGAGCATGTCGGATTCCAGGCGGAAGAGCGCAAGGGTCTCACGCTGGCCATCTCCGATGAAGCGGTGATGAACTTCACCCTGCAGGTGGGCGGCGTGGAGCAGACCATCTCGATCACGGCCGAGGCCCCGCTGGTGAACACGACATCTGGCGCCATCGGCAGTCTGGTTACGGAGCAGAAAGTCGCCGACCTGCCGCTCAACGGGCGCAACTACATTGACCTGGCGCTGATGCAGCCCGGCATTGTCCAACACAAGGGCATGTCCAACGCTTCCTCCACGGTGGGCACATGGTTCAGCAGCAACGGCGCGCCGCTGCGCTCGAACAACTATCTGCTCGATGGCGCCATTCTCACCAACAACACCGGCGCTACCTCGGCGTCGTCGGACGGCTCGACGCTGGGCATCGAGGGCATCCGCGAGTACAAGGTCATCACCAACTCCTTCAGCGCCGAGTACGGCCTGACCATGGGTAGCCAGGTGGTGATGGTCTCGAAGAGCGGAACGAACAGCATTCACGGATCGGTCTTCGAGTATCTGCGCAACAACGTCTTCGACGCGCGCAATTATTTTGACTATCCGACTGCCGCCACCGGCCCGGACTTCCGACTGCCGCCGTTGAAGAGAAACCAATTCGGCGTATCTGTCGGCGGACCGATTCGCCGCGACAGAACTTTTTTCCACGCCGTCTTTGAAGGCCTGCGCGAGCGGCTGGGCACCACCAACATCGCCAACGTGCCGCACGAGGGCTGCCACGGCGCGGCCAATGGCGTGATCACTTTCGCCGCCTGTCCCGAAGTGGGTGCGGCGATTCCCGCCCCGGTCATCGCTCCGCAGATCGCGCCCTTGCTGGCATTATTCCCCAATCCGAACCTGCCGGACAATGTCGCCACGGCCCGCTACAGCCTGAAGTTTACGCAGCCCACCACCGAGGATTTCGTGCAGTTCCGCGTGGATCACTCCTTCTCCAACAACAGCACGTTCTATGCGCGCTACTCCATCGACGATACCGAGCAGACCAATCCGCTGAACTACGAAATCTACCAGCAGGTGCGCGACAGCCGCAGCCAGTCCGGAACTGTGTCGGAGAACCATGTGCTCTCGCCGGCGCTCTTGAATACCGTGCGCTTTTCCTATAGCCGCACCAACCCCGCGGTGCTTTCTTCGCAGGACCTGGTGGGGCCGCAGTATTCCTACCTGCCCGGCACGCCGATGGGCTCGCTGGCGATTACGGGAATCACCGGCATCAGCCCTGCGTCGAAGAGCCTGCAGCGGAGGAATATTCTGTCGTTGAGCGATGACATGTTCTACTCGCTTGGCAGGCACTCGCTAAAGTTCGGCGCGCTGGTCAATGCCATGCACACTTACTCGAATGTGAATACGCAGGCGCTGGGTTCGGTCAGCTTCACCAATATGCGGAATTTCCTGGTCGGTCTGGCCAACACCTACAACGCCAATACGCCCGGCTCCATCCTCGACCGCACGTATCGTTACGAGACCGTTGGCATGTACCTGCAAGACGATCTGCAGTTGCGGCAAAACCTGACGTTGAATCTCGGCCTGCGCTACGAATTCATGACCGTGCCCAGCGAAACCCGTGGGCATGGCTCCGCCGTGCGGGATTTGTTGAGCAACCCGGCCACCACGCCGGACACCGTGCAGGGCGCCACGCTGGGCGCGCCGTTCAAACAGATGTCGCTCAAGAATTTCAGCCCGCGCCTGGGCATTGCCTGGGACGTAATGGGCGACGGCAAGATGTCCGTGCGCGGCGGCTTCGCCGAGCTTTATGACATCGCCGTATTCGGCCAGTCGCTCTCCATCGCGGTAACCGGCACGCCGCCGTTCTCCTCGGTCAGCAACGTCACGCAGCCGACGACGATTGCGCTGCCGCTGGTGTTTCCCACCGCCACGGCGGGACGATCCTTGCGGACTCTCGACTACAATCTGGAGCAGCCGCACATCCTGGACTACCACTTGACTGTGGAGCGGCAGCTACCCGGCAACATGGCCATCACCGTGGCATACGCTGGCTCGCGCGGCCTGAACATCCTGCAAACCAAGGACGGCAATCCCACCGTGCGCGGCGGAGTCTGGAATGGAGCGGACTGCGTTCCGGCCACCGGCTCCCAAGCCGCTTCCGCTGGGGACAATGCCTGCTGGCTGGGTCAGGGCACCGCGGCCACCGCCGCCAACCCGGGCGCGCTCAAGGATGTTCGCAATAGTCCGTATTGGGACGGCCTGGAATTCAAGACCGCGGGGGGCAACTCCTGGTATAACTCGCTCCAGTTCAGCCTGAACAAGCGATTGAGCAGCGGGTTCCAGTTCCAGAGTTCCTATACTTATGCCAAGGTAATCGACGAAACTCAGGGTCAGGCCGGTGCTGACAACGGCCAGTCCAGCATCTTCGGGGCCGAGCCCAGCCGCCGCCAGACTGATCGCGCGGTCGCGGACTTTGACGCCACGCACAACTGGCGCATCAACTCGATCTATCAACTGCCGCGGTTTTACCAGGGCGGCGGCGTGCTCGGCATGTTGGCGAATGGATGGCGGTTGAGCAACATTCTTTCGTTGCAGACCGGATATCCCTTTTCCCCGGCGCTAAACACCAACCGGTCGCGCTCCGTGGTAAACACCGGCGGCGGCGGCATCGACCGCCCGGATATGGCGGCGGGCCGCACCCGCGACGACATCATCCTCGGCGGCACCACGCGCTACTACGATCCGGCCGCGTTTAGCTTGCAGCGCGTGGGCTTCCTCGGCAATGCGGGAAGGAATATTCTGCGCGGCCCCGGTCTTGCCAACCTGGACCTCTCCGCCACCAAAGAGGTCGCCCTCCCTCGGCTGGGCGAAACCGGCCGCATCGAGTTTCGCGCGGAAGTTTTCAACATCCTGAATCGCGTCAACTTCGGCATGCCCAACCGCACCGTCTTCACGGGCGCTGTCGGTAACGCAGCGGAAGCGCCGCTAGCCACGGCGGGAAACATCATCGATACCTCCACCCGATCGCGCCAGCTCCAGCTCGCCCTGAAGCTGTATTTCTAG